A genomic region of Pseudochaenichthys georgianus chromosome 12, fPseGeo1.2, whole genome shotgun sequence contains the following coding sequences:
- the LOC117455913 gene encoding dual specificity protein phosphatase 26-like, with protein sequence MAFMSRFSRSRSSSRSPNRKYTERVSPLLTVSELERLLCTGKTACNHTDEVWPRLYIGDQDIASDRRELAKLQITHILNCAQSKWRGGAEYYAGMNITYHGIEAHDSPTFDMSVNFYPAAEFIHKALINGGKVLVHCTVGVSRSATLVLAYLMIRQNLTLVEAIKTVKDHRGVIPNRGFLRQLNGLDGILRESRKTYPQS encoded by the exons ATGGCGTTTATGTCCCGGTTCTCCCGGTCCAGGAGCAGCTCCAGGTCCCCGAACCGAAAATACACCGAGCGCGTGTCCCCGCTGCTGACCGTGTCCGAGCTGGAGAGGCTGCTGTGCACGGGCAAAACTGCCTGCAACCACACAGACGAAGTGTGGCCGAGACTTTACATTGGAGATCA AGATATCGCATCAGACCGACGAGAGCTGGCCAAACTCCAGATTACACACATCCTCAACTGTGCCCAGAGCAAGTGGCGAGGCGGTGCCGAGTATTACGCTGGGATGAACATCACTTATCACGGCATCGAGGCTCATGATTCCCCCACCTTCGACATGAGCGTCAACTTCTATCCTGCTGCTGAGTTCATCCACAAAGCCCTCATCAATGGAG GTAAGGTGCTGGTCCACTGCACAGTGGGAGTGAGCCGCTCGGCCACTCTGGTGCTGGCGTACCTGATGATCAGACAGAACCTGACGCTGGTGGAGGCCATCAAAACCGTGAAGGACCACAGAGGCGTCATCCCCAACCGAGGGTTCCTCCGCCAGCTCAACGGCCTGGACGGCATCCTGAGAGAGAGCCGTAAGACGTATCCACAGAGCTGA
- the ddx56 gene encoding LOW QUALITY PROTEIN: probable ATP-dependent RNA helicase DDX56 (The sequence of the model RefSeq protein was modified relative to this genomic sequence to represent the inferred CDS: inserted 2 bases in 2 codons; deleted 4 bases in 3 codons) has product MAAEMLHFHEMGFDDRLLKAVADLGWSQPTLIQEKAIPLALEGKDLLARARTGSGKTAAYAIPVIQRILASKQSVREQEVRALILVPTKELGQQVQAMMRQLTAYCSRDVRVADITGKADLSAQRPILMEKPXVVVGTPSRVLAHLSAQNLVLHSSLEMLVVDEADLLFSFGFEADLKNLLCHLPKIYQSFLMSATLTEDVQALKELLLHNPVILKLQGSQLPDSSQLQQYGLKCEEEDKFLLIYTLLKLSLVQGKTLVFVGAVDRSYRLKLFLEQFGIPACVLNSELPVQSRCHIITQFXQGFYDYIIATDEQSLGTPAAAPPPTAGKGKKKKKNTDKGGRAKDKEYGVSRGVDFQNVSNVINFDFPMTVESYIHRVGRTARADNPGTALSFISHTEMGVLSEVEDALTGDTSDCVLKPYEFKMDEIEGFRYRCRDAMRSVTKQAVKEARLKEIKQELLNSEKLKTYFEDNPRDLQLLRHDKDLHPAVIKPHLRNVPDYLIPETLKGVVNPLSSRRKKKKMLKSKPDGVIKSSFKNIQGKNPLKSFRYSAGRNRKDTPVKS; this is encoded by the exons ATGGCTGCTGAAATGCTTCATTTTCATGAAATGGGCTTTGACGACCGTCTCTTAAAG GCGGTTGCAGATCTCGGGTGGTCCCAGCCCACTCTGATCCAGGAGAAGGCGATCCCTCTGGCTCTGGAGGGGAAAGACCTTCTAGCACGAGCCAGGACTGGATCAGGAAAGACCGCTGCTTACGCTATTCCCGTCATCCAGCGCATCCTGGCCTCCAAACAG AGCGTTAGAGAGCAGGAAGTGAGAGCTCTGATCCTGGTTCCAACCAAAGAGCTGGGTCAGCAGGTTCAGGCCATGATGAGACAGTTAACAGCGTACTGCTCCAGGGACGTCCGAGTGGCCGACATCACGGGGAAAGCTGACCTATCAGCACAGAG GCCTATCTTAATGGAGAAGC ATGTGGTTGTGGGGACCCCGTCACGAGTGCTCGCCCACCTCAGTGCCCAGAACCTGGTCCTGCATTCATCCCTTGAGATGCTGGTGGTAGATGAGGCCGACCTGCTCTTCTCTTTTGGCTTCGAGGCAGACCTGAAGAACTTGTTGTG TCATTTGCCAAAGATCTACCAGTCGTTCCTGATGTCAGCTACTCTCACAGAAGACGTTCAGGCCTTAAAGGAGCTGCTGCTGCACAACCCT GTGATCCTGAAGCTCCAGGGCTCTCAGCTCCCCGACAGCAGCCAGCTGCAGCAGTACGGCCTCaagtgtgaggaggaggataaGTTCCTGCTCATCTACACGCTGCTGAAGCTGAGCCTGGTTCAGGGGAAGACGCTGGTGTTTGTGGGAGCGGTGGACCGAAGCTACAGACTCAAACTGTTCCTGGAGCAGTTTGGTATTCCTGCC TGTGTGCTGAACTCTGAGCTGCCCGTCCAGTCCAG GTGTCACATCATCACTCAGT ACCAGGGCTTCTACGACTACATCATCGCCACAGATGAACAGAGTTTGGGC ACCCCCGCTGCTGCTCCACCGCCGACGGCAGGCAaagggaagaagaagaagaagaacacagacaAGGGAGGAAG GGCGAAGGACAAAGAGTATGGAGTCTCCAGAGGGGTGGACTTCCAGAATGTT TCAAATGTCATCAACTTTGATTTCCCCATGACTGTAGAATCATACATTCATCGAGTTGGGAG AACAGCCCGAGCAGACAACCCCGGCACTGCTCTGTCCTTCATCTCTCACACTGAGATGGGTGTGCTATCAGAGGTGGAGGACGCTCTCACAGGAG ATACGTCTGATTGTGTTCTAAAACCATATGAGTTTAAGATGGACGAGATTGAGGGCTTCAGGTACAGGTGCAGG GATGCCATGCGTTCAGTGACAAAGCAGGCAGTGAAGGAGGCCAGACTGAAGGAGATCAAACAGGAGCTGCTCAATTCAGAAAAACTCAAG ACATATTTTGAGGACAATCCCAGAGACCTGCAGCTGCTCAGACACGACAAAGACCTCCATCCTGCTGTGATCAAACCCCACCTGAGGAACGTGCCCGACTACCTCA TTCCCGAGACACTGAAGGGCGTCGTGAATCCGCTGTCAagcaggaggaagaagaagaagatgctaAAATCAAAACCAGATGGAGTCATCAAGAGCAGCTTCAAG